TCCTCGGGACTCCAAGCCCGGTCCGGCTTGGCGCCGCGGGCCTCGGCTCCTGCAGAGAACTTCTCGCGCTCGCTCACAGCGGCCTCCCAGAACGACAGGCTTTCCTGCTACAACACCAGTGTTCCGCCATTTACGCCCCAGCCAAGTGCCGGACGGCCCACGCGGCCCGACAGACGGCCCATGCCAGGGCGACAGGCCGCATTCGATGTGGAACCTTGAGTAGGAGGCGACGGAAAGAGGGCCAACGTGGTGAAGTTTCCGGGCTTCCTCGCGCGTTTCCGCCCCGTCGGCACTCCGGGGGCGGCCGCGACCGGAGTCCCCGCAGACCGCGCGGCGGAGCTGGCTGCCGAATTGGAGTCTTCCTTGTCGCAGCTGACTCAGGCCCAGGAACAGGCCGCCGCGATCCGTGCCGCGGCATCCCGGGAGGCAGCGGTCATCCGCCAGGAGGCCGGCGCAGAAGCGGCTCGGATCGTGTCCGAGGCCAGAGGCAGGGCCGCACACGAACGAAAGGTCGCGGCCGCGCCCCTGCTGCTGGCAGCCCGCGAGGATGCGGCCCGATCGCTCGCAGTGGGCGAGCAGACCGCGGCGCAGCTGCGGCGCCGGGCGGCGGAGCGGATGCCCGCGGTGGTCGACCGCTTGGTGGCCGAAGCGTTCCGGGGGCTGGACGGCCCTGGACCGGACGACACCGGAATACCGCGATGGGCCCCGGGTGGGTCGGGGCGGTGATCAGGGCGCGGGCCCTGATCACCCGGAGTCTGGGCGTCTCGGGCGCCCGGGAGGTGGCGGCTGCCGCGACACTGGGCGATGCACTGCGACAGCTCGGTGCCACGCCCTACCGCAGATACGTCACGACGGACGCCACGCTGGCACAGGCGCAGCGGGCGGTGTCAGCAACTCTCCTGTGGCATCTGCGGGTTCTGGCGGGATGGCTCCCGCACACCGGGGCGGATGCCCTGAGGCTGCTGGCCACCGGTTTCGAGATCGCCAACGCCGAGAGGCGGCTGCGGTCGCTTTCCGGCGGTTCGGCGCCGCAGCCGTACAGGCTGGGCGCACTGGCCACCGCATCGCGCCGGATCGGACAGGCAGCCGCACCGAGCGAACTGCGGGCCGTGCTCACATCCTCGGCATGGGGAGATCCGGGCGGGGACTCACCGGCCGCGATGGCCACCGGTATGCGCATCTCGGCCGCCGCCCGCACCGCTGAACGGCTGCCGCCCGCGCGGCGGTGGGCCACCGGCCGCGCCGCCCTTCTGGTGGGCCGTGAGCTGTTCGTCCACGGCCGTCCCCTGACGGAGCCGACAGCCCGTCATGCCCGCGAGCTCCTGGGCCGACGGGCGATCGAAGCCTCGTCCTTCGAGGAGTTCCGGGCCTTCCTGCCCCGCCACGCGCGCTGGCCAGTGGACGACATCACCGAAGCGGGCGAGCTGTGGCGGGCGGAAGCCCGGTGGTGGACCGCCCTGGAGGAGGACGGCATCGCCATGACACACAGCAGGGGCTATGGCCTCACTCCTGTGGTGGGCGCCGTCGCCGTGCTGTCCGTGGACGCGTGGCGGGTTCGGGCCGCGCTGGAGCTCGCCGCACGCGGCGGCGGATCCCTGGAGGTGCTCGATGCCGTGGTCTGAGGTCATGGCGCCGGTGCGTATGCAACGGGTGGCAGTCGTCGCACCACGTGCGGTGCTCAGGGAGACGCTGGTGCGGATCGCCGATGCGGGATGCGTGGAGCTCGACCGGGCAGAGGAGGCGAGCCCCGGCCCGGCCGCGCGGCTGCTTCAGAGCCTGCCCACTCCCCCGGCCCCTCCGGTGCTGGCTGCCAAGGCGCCCGACCTTCATGTCCTGGAGCGGGAGCACCGCATCGGGCTCCTCGCGGGTGAGGCCCAGCTGGAGGAGCGACTCGGCGCTGCCGTCCAACGCGGGGACGTGGCCGCGCTCGCCGGCTGGTGCCCGGCCGGAGAAGCCGTCCGCCTGGCTGAGCGGCTCGCGGGCACCGGAGCCGCGCTGGTGCGGCTGCCGGTCCCCCGTGGGATCGATCCGCCGACGCAGTTGCGCGCCACGGGGCGGTCCCAGGGCTCGTTCACACCTCTGGTGACGACCTACGGCACGGTGCCCTATGCGGATGTCGACCCGACCTGGCCGGCCGGGATCTCCTATGTGGCGATGTTCGGTGTGATGTTCGGGGACGCCGGTCACGGTGCGCTGCTGCTCCTCGGTGCGCTGCTGCTGCGGCTCGGCCGCCCACGGAAACTGCTGCCGCTGCGCCACCTTTGGCCTTTCCTGGCCGGAGCGGGCATCGCCGGGACCCTGGCGGGGATCGCCTACGGCGAGTTCTTCGGGCCCACCGGGGTCCTTCCGGTTCTGTGGCTGAACCCTCTGGACGAGCCGGAGCAGCTGCTCGTGGCCGCGATCGGGCTCGGCGCCGTACTGCTCGTACTCGCCCATGTGGGCGGGACCGTGAACCGCTGGCGGGAGGGCGGCCCGGCCAATGCCCTGTACGCGGCCTCGGGAACCGCGGGCCTGACACTCTTCCTGGGACTCGCACTGGGCGGCGCGGGTCTGTTTCTCCACCGCCCTGGGTATGCCGTGGCCGGGGTGGTGCTCGCCTCGGCAGGACTGGCACTGACCGTGACCGGGCTGTACGCAGCCACGGCCGGCGGGCTCGGCGGAGCGGCCCAGACCGGCGTCCAGCTCTTTGATGTCGTGGTGCGGATCGGCACAAACACCGTGTCCTTCGCCCGCCTCGCGGCCTTCGGTCTCACCCATGCGGCACTCGGAGATCTGGTCTGGCGCGCCACTTCAGGGCTTGCGTCGCGAGGTGCCCTGCCGCTGATCGGAGCGGCGCTCGTGTTCGTCGCCGGTACGGCGGTCGCTTTCGCACTTGAAGCACTGGTCGCCGGAGTACAGGCACTGCGGCTGGAGTTCTACGAACTCTTCTCCCGTGTCTTCACAGCTCAGGGCCGACCGTTCCGACCCTGGCACGTGCCCACTGGACATCTGGAGGTGACCTCGTGATCACTTGGCTCGTCGTCATGCCCGTTCTGGCGGCCGGATTCTGGGCCGTACGTCTGCTGGCCCGGCGGCGCGGGAAAGGAGCCGTGCGGTGGCTTCTGATTTCCAACCTCGCTCTGCTCGGTGGCGCGTTCGTCCTGTTGGCGACGGCTCTCGGAGGTGCGGCCGAGGCTTCCCCAGGCCAGGCCGCCACAGATCAGGGGGTCGGATCGGCAGCACTCATCGGGGCCGCCATTGCGGTGGCCGGGGCGTCTATCGGCGCCGCCATCGCCGTCGCGTACACCGGAGCCGCGGCGCTGGCGGCACTGAGCGAACGGCCCGAACTCTTCGGGCGGGCCATGGTGATCGTGGGACTCGCGGAAGGGATCGCCGTGTACGGCCTGGTCGTCGCCATCCTGCTCATCGGGAAGGCCTGACCATGGGAACCGTGGCCGCCATCGGAGAACAGGTCCGGGTGGGCGGGCTGAGTCTCGCCGGTGTCACGATCCGTGCGGCCGAGGATCCGGAGGAGGTCCGCCGCGCCTGGCAGGCGCTGCCCGAAGGGGCCACGCTCGTCATCCTCACCCCGGCGGCCGCACAGGCGCTCGGGGCCGTCGCGCTGGAGAGCGTCCGGCCACTGGTGGTGGTGATGCCATGACCCTCCCGCCCACCGACCCGGCGGACGCCCTGGAGCCCGCACGCGCCGAGCTGCGGCGCGAGGCCGAGGCCGATGCGGCAAAGCTGCTCGCCGAGGCGCACAAGGACGCAGCCGACGCGCTGGCGGCGGCCCGTGCACAGGCCGCGGAGATCCTCGACGGGGCCCGGCGAGAGGGGGAAGCCGACGGCGCCTCGGCCGCGGCGGAGGAGCGCACGCATGCTCGCGGCACGGCCAGGGCCCTTGAACTCGCCGCCCAGGGCGAGACGTACCGGGAACTGCGCCGCCGCGTCGTCGAACGCGTCCAGCAGGCCGGCCGGCGTTCCGCCCCCGTACAGGCATCCCTTCAGGCGCGGGCCAGGTTGCTGCTCGGGCCAAAAGCGCAGATCACCGAGCACGCCGACGGCGGAATGGTGGCCGTTGCGCCCGGTAGACGGGCCGACCTCAGCCTGACGGCCCTGGCGACTCGTGCACTGGACAGGGCCGGCGTGGAGGCGGAGTCCCTGTGGGCGCCGTAGGCCCGCCGCGGATCCTGCGGGTGGCGGGGCCTCTGGTCGAGCTCAACCGCACTGCCGGTACCGCCATGCATGACGTTGTGCTTCTCGGAGACGTCAGGCTTCCCGCAGAGGTGGTGGCCATCGCCGGCGACGTGGTCACTGTCCAGGCGTACGAGTACACCGGCGGCCTGGCTCCCGGACATACGGCACACCCGCAGGGCAGACCGTTGTCCGTACCGCTCGGTCCGTGGCTGCTCGGCGGCGTCTACGACGGTCTGCTGCGGCCGCTTCAGAGGGCCGGGGACCGACTTGTCACCGGCTCGGGCTCTCTTGTGTCCGACGAGCGCACGTGGCCGTTCACCCCCCGTGTGACAGAGGGTCAACAGGTCGACGAGGGCGAGGTTGTCGGCGAAACCGGCGGCCCTGGCCCCGTGCCCGTCAATGTGTTGGTACCCCCTGGCTGCTCGGGTACGGTCTCGCGCGTTGCCCCGGTGGGCCGGTACCCGGCCGAAGCGGTGCTGGCCGTCGTGACGGACACCGAGGTTCGCATGGCGGCCCCCTGGCCGGTCCGACGCGCCCGCCCCGTACGGGAGCGCCTGCCGGCCGCACAGCCGCTCACCACCGGACAACGCGCCATCGACCTCCTCTTCCCCGTGGCGCGGGGCAGCGCGGTCGCCGTTCCGGGAGGCTTTGGCACGGGCAAGACAGTGCTTCTGCAGCAGATCGCCAAGTGGTGCGACGCTCATGTGATCGTCTACGTTGGATGCGGCGAACGCGGCAACGAAATGGCCGACGTGATCGCGGAGTTGTCCGCGCTCGACGACCCGAGGACAGGGGGCAGGCTCGCCGACCGCACGGTGACCATCGCCAACACCTCGAACATGCCGATGATGGCCCGGGAGGCGAGCATCCACACCGGGGCCACGGTCGCCGAGTACTTCCGGGACATGGGGCTCGACGTCGTGGTCATTGCCGACTCGACATCCCGCTGGGCCGAGGCATTGCGTGAGTTCGCCTCCCGCATGGGCGCGCTGCCCACCGAGGAGGGCTATCCCGCCGGACTTGCCTCGGAGCTCGCGGCGTTCTACGAGCGGGCCGGAGCGGTACGGACACTGGGCGGTCGAGAGGGCTCGGTCTCCGTGATCGGTGCTGTCTCGCCCCCCGGCGGCGATCTCACCGAACCTGTCACTGCACACACACAGCGTTTCGTGCGGTGCGTATGGACCCTCGACCGGGAGCTGGCCTACGCCCGGCACTACCCCGCCGTCTCCTGGTCCGATTCGTTCTCCCGCGAGGTCGGTGCCCTCGCCGTCGCCCACGCCCAGTCTGGAGATCCGGTCTGGGCGGAGCGCCGTGGCAAAGTGGCCAGGCTGCTCTCGGAAGCCGACCGGCTTGCCGACCTCGTCGACCTCGTGGGCATCACCGCGCTGCCCGCACAGGAGCGGGTCAGCGTCCTCGGCGGCCGCCTGGTCCGCGAGGGCGTGCTTCAACAGAACGCACTGTCGGAGCTGGACGCTTACTGCGCGCCGGAGAAGACAGCCGCCTTGGTGGATGCCGTCCTGGCGGTCGTCGGCCGCTGCCGGGACCTGGTCGAATCGGGCACAGCGGCCGAAGCCGTCGAAGAGGCGGACTTCACACCTCTGTTGCGCGCCCGCGAAGAGGTGGGCCCGGACGATGCCGCCGGTGTGGACGCCCGCCGGGACGAAGTTCTCGCCGGGCTCCGGGAGTTGGTCCCGTGACCGACTGGGGAGAGATCGAGTACACAGCCGTCCGGGAGCTGCGCGGGCCACTCGCCGTCGTCGAGGGTGTGGCAGACGTCGGCTGGGACGAGTTCGTACGGATCAGTCTCGACTCCGGCGAAGAGCGGTACGGACTCGTCCTGGAAGTCGACCGCGACCTCGCCGTGGTCCAGGTCCTGGAGGGTACGGCCGGAATGGCTGCCGACCGCACCCGGGTTGCGTTCGCCGGTACTCCCCTGCGCATTCCCGTCGGAGCCGGCTGGCTGGGACGTGTGTGCAACGGCCGCGGTGAGCCGATCGACGGAGGCCCTCCGGTCTTCGGTTCCGCCGACGCCGCCGTCGGGGGCTCCCCGATCAACCCGGTGCGGCGTGAGCCGCCGGCCGAGCCGGTGCTGACCGGTGTCGGTGCCGTCGATGTGCTCACCACGCTGGTGCGCGGTCAGAAGCTGCCGGTCTTCTCCACGGCCGGGCTGCCCCATCTCGAACTGGCCGTTCAGATCGCGGCTCAGTCGACGAGCGGGGGCGAGCCCTTCTGCGTCGTCTTCGCCGGCATGGGGCTCACACACGCCGATGCCGCCGGCGTCCGCGCGGGCCTCGCGGAGCGGTTCGGTGCGGGCGAGCTGGCGCTCATGCTCAACACCGCCGACGACCCGGTGATCGAAAGGCTGCTCACCCCTCGCGTGGCTCTCACTGTCGCCGAGCATCTGGCTTTCGAGGAGGGACGGCACGTGCTGGTCGTCATGACCGACATGACCGCGTACGCCGAGGCACTGCGAGAGGTGTCCGCCGCCAGGGGCGAGATTCCGGGCCGCCGTGCGTACCCCGGCTACCTCTACAGCGACCTCGCCTCGCTGTACGAGCGGTGCGGCAAGATCCGGGGAGCGCCCGGATCCCTCACCGTGCTGCCGGTGCTCACCATGCCGGCCGGCGACATCACCCACCCGGTTCCCGATCTGACCGGGTACATCACCGAAGGCCAGATCGTGCTGTCCCCGCAGGCCCACGCTCGCGGTGTCTACCCGCCAGTGGACCCCCTCGCCTCGCTCTCCCGGCTGATGCGCAAAGGGGCAGGGCGAGGCCGGACGCGGGCCGACCATCTGGACGTCGCCGCCCAACTGCTCGCCGCTCTCGCCCGGGCCCGGCAGATCCGCGAGCTCGCCGACCTGATCGGACGAGCGGCCCTGAGTCCGACCGACGAGCAGTATCTGGACCTCGACCAGGCCTTCCTGGACCACTTCCTGGCCCAGCGGCCCGACGAGAACCGTCCCTTCGACGAGGCCCTGGACCGCGCCTGGCAGGTGCTGCGCACCCTGCCACGGAGTCAGCTCGGCATGATTCCGGCCGAGTTCCTCGACGCCCTCGGCGACGAAGCCGCGGACGTGGGGGGCGACGGATGACCCGGGCACGGCGTGTTCCTCCCGGCCGGGCCGGGCGGCTGCGCCTTCGCCGCAACCTGGAAGTGGCACTGCGCGGCGCAGACCTGCTGGAGCAGAAACTGCGAATCCTCCGAGGCCGTCAGCAGAGCCTCCAGGAGACCGAGGAGAGCGCGCGCCGCGCCTGGCTCGAGCTGCTGGCGGACGCCGAGACCTGGCTGCTGAAAGGACTGGTCACGAGCGGGGAAGGGGCCCTGGAGGCATCCGCTGTCGCGGACCGAGCGGACGTCACCATCGAATGGACCACCTCCATGGGAGTACGACACCCGTCTGGAGTTGTCTGGACGCCGGCGGCCCGGTCTCTGGATGAGACAGCACCGGTGAACACAGCCCTTGCCCGCGCCGAGGCCGCGTACCGCGAGGCGGTGCGCGCCGCGGCGGATTACTCGGCTGCCCGCACCGCCTCCCGTTTGGTCGGGGCCGAGGCGGAACGGACCCGGCAGCGGACCCGTGCACTGCGCAGGCACTGGATTCCACGACTCACCGAGGAACTCGCGGCGGCAGACCTGGCGCTGGAGCAGTCGGAGCACGAGGACTTGATACGGCGGCGATGGGCCGCCGATGTGCCGGCCAGGCCGACGACGCCGTAGTGCTCACCTGCTGCCGCACGTTCTGTCCCGTATGGCGTTCGGGGCGTAGCAGCCTGCCCAGAGTACGGCCCGACACCCAGGACCTTGGCCCTTCCCTGGGCCCCTGCGGCCCTCTCGCGCCACCGCCCCGCGCGATGCCACCGCAAGAGCTGTGCGGTCACCGGCACGTCAGAACGCCGCTCAGAATCTCGCATGTACGGCCTCGTCGGCGCTCCAGGCGAGAGCCGAGAAGACCGCGAACTGTCCTGTCGTTGTGGTCAGCAATCCGGAACACACCACCCAGGACCGGGTACCTCGCCGTGGGAGTCGACGGCAGCGTCTCCTCTCGTCGCCCGCGGGCTCCGACGACGAGCAGGCCGGCGCCTGACGCGGCCTCCAGGAGTCCCTCACCCGCCGGTCCCTCTGGAGCTGCACGTCGTGTCGGACTGCCTCGTCGGCAGCCCAGTCCAGCGCGGCCGATCGGCATCCTGCCGACAGGCTCGCCTCGGATCCGTCGATGCCAACCACCAGCAAAATCGCCAGCCTCCTCCTGCCGGATTTCCGCGCCTGCCCGAGCCCTGCCACATCGGGGTCCACATGCGCCGCAGGAAAATATGGGGTACTCCTCGAATGAGAAACGGCCGTGCTCGGCGCATTGGCGCAGATGGTCACCATCGAGCACACCTCACGGTCGCCTGCACGCCCACCAGCCAGGGCACGGGGGACGACAGCAGTCCGGACAGCTGCATTCGCTCACCGTGATTCCAGCGTCTTCCGAGACGGAGGCAGTCGCCATGGAGCCAGTCGTCACCGTGGGCCTCGACGGCACACCCGAGAGTCTTGCGGCTGCCCGTTGGGCCGCCGACGAAGCCGAGCGGCGCAAGCTCACGCTGCGCCTGCTCCACGCGTGGCCCCTGCTGGTGCCGGAGCCGACCCACGTCCCATCAGAGATGGATCAGAACTACTGGGCGAAGCGGATCGTGCACAACGCGCGGGCGGAGCTCCAGACGCGCCACCCGGGCCTCTCCATTGTCGGCAACCTGGTCGCCGACGACGCCCAGACCGCACTGCTTCAAGCGGCATCGGAGTCCGAGATGATCGTGCTCGGTTCGCGGGGGCTGGAGCCCGTTGAGAGCTACTTCCTGGGCGACATCAGCATGACCGTCGTGGCACGGGCCGAGCGGCCGGTGGTCCTCGTACGTGCCGAAACGCGCGAAGAAGGCTCCACTCCGGGTACGGCGGGCGGCGTGGTGGTGGCACTGAAACTGCACGGCCCATGCGACGACCTGCTCGAATTCTCCTTCGCCACCGCCTCGGCGCGGGGCATGCCTCTTCGGGTGGTCCATGGACAAAGCGTGCCGCTCCATGCACATCTTCCGTGGGGCATGGACCACGACGTGACCGAAGAGATGACGCAGGACGCGCAGAAGCACCTGAGCCAGGCGCTGCGTCCCTGGCGAGAGAAGTTTCCGCGCGTGGAGGTGGTCGACAGCATCGGTCTCCAAAGCCCCGCCAAGGTCGTGGTAAGGGCCGCAAAGGGCGCCGGGCTGCTGGTCATCGGCCGACGCAAGCACGGTCCCGCCCTGGCGCCACGCCTGGGTCCCGTGGCCACCGCCGCCATCCATCACGCGGGCTGCCCTGTGGCCGTCGTCCCCCATGACTGAGCCGAGCCGGCGCAGCGGGAAGGACGCTGACCATCCAGCACGCATCGTGGGGTGGCTGTGGCCTTCACGGCCACGTGGGTGGTCTCGCCCGCCCGGATCCGTCACCCGCCCAACCACGTGACAGGCCGCTGGTGGCCTCACCCGGCCGCCCTCGTGGGGGCGGTTTCTGTCGGCGGCTTCGACAGGACTTTTCCATCCCGGCCGCCGCCAACACCGCCCGGTCGCCAGGTGACCCGCCGGCACGACGGGTGTCGACTCCTGTCACGTGCCACCTCCCCGGACCGTTGCCGCTCCTTCACAGGCCGGGGGCGCCCCACAGCGGGAACCAGCGGCTCAGGTCCTGCTCGATGCGCAGGTCGTCCTTGACCACGGCCTTGGCCTGGAGTTCCAGCGGGTTGTCGCGTTTCTGGCCGGGAAGGGGCGCGAAGGGGTAGAAGGTGCCGCGCTTGTAGAGGTAGACCAGCGCCAGGGGGCGCAGCTCGGTGTCGCGGAAGGAGACCAGGGAGCACAGGAGTTGTGGTCCGAAGCCGCTGTCCTGCAGTGCGGTGTTCACCGCGTGCAGATCGCTCACCAGCGCGGGCAGGCTCTCGGGATCGCGGCGCGAGAGCAGCCATGAGTACCCGTAGTCGTCACGGCTGAACTCCACCGGCGCACCCGCACGTTCGGAGTCGGCGTCCAGCAGGGCCCCTACTTCCTGCTGGACTTGAGTGAATGCCCCGCCCTCGATGGAGGCGAAGCACACCGAGCCCGCGCCGGTCGGGGTGAAGCCGATCGCTGCCTGGAGCGTGATCGCCGCCGAGGGGAGGCCGAATAGCTGGTCCAGGTCGGGCTTGACCGGCTTGGACCGGCCGAGCAGGGAATCCAGGAAACCCACGGGGTCTCAGCTCCTTCTCATGCCGTCCGGCTGCCCGGTTCGCCCAGCTCGGCGGAGATCTCCGCGAGGGCCTCGAGGCGGCGTTCCAGGCTTGGGTGGGTGGAGAACAGGTTGGCCAGCGCCGTTCCGGGCCCGAGGGCGGGGGTGAAGAAGAACGCGTTGAACGCCTGGGCGGTACGCAGGTCCTGAGTAGGGATACGGGCGATGTCCCCGCTGACCTTGGTGAGCGCCGAGGCCAGAGCGGATGGCTTCGCGGTCAGCATGGCTCCGGCACGGTCTGCGGCCAGTTCGCGGTAGCGCGACAGTGCCCGGATGAGCAGGAAACTGAGCGCGTAGACGAGGGCCGAGACCGCCATGACGGCCGCGAGTGCGACGGCGGTGTTCTGGTCGCGCTGGTCGCGTCCGCCGAACAGCTGGGAGTAGAAGGCGAAGCGGACGACGAGCCCCGCGATCACGCCCAGGAACGAGGCGATGGTGATCACAGCCACGTCGCGGTGCGCGACATGGGAGAGCTCGTGGGCGAGGACGCCTTCGAGCTCCTCAGTTGTCAGGCGGCGCTGCAGTCCGGTGGTGACGCACACGACGGCATGGTTGGCGTTGCGGCCGGTGGCGAACGCATTCGGCAGGTCCATGTCGGAGATGGCCACCCGGGGTTTGGGCATGTCCGCGGTGGCGCACAGCCGGTCGATCACGCCATGCAGCTGGGGCTGCTCGTCGGCCGTGACGAGGCGGCCGTGCATGGCGTACAGGGCGATCCGGTCGGAGAACCAGTACTGCGCACCCAGCAGCCCAGCGGCGATGACGACCACCAGGACGACGGACTTCAGCAGAACGATCAGCGCAGCAATGAACACCACGTACACCAGCCCGAGCAGGAACATCGTGACCACCATGCGGGCGGTC
This window of the Streptomyces sp. SLBN-118 genome carries:
- a CDS encoding V-type ATPase subunit gives rise to the protein MIRARALITRSLGVSGAREVAAAATLGDALRQLGATPYRRYVTTDATLAQAQRAVSATLLWHLRVLAGWLPHTGADALRLLATGFEIANAERRLRSLSGGSAPQPYRLGALATASRRIGQAAAPSELRAVLTSSAWGDPGGDSPAAMATGMRISAAARTAERLPPARRWATGRAALLVGRELFVHGRPLTEPTARHARELLGRRAIEASSFEEFRAFLPRHARWPVDDITEAGELWRAEARWWTALEEDGIAMTHSRGYGLTPVVGAVAVLSVDAWRVRAALELAARGGGSLEVLDAVV
- a CDS encoding V-type ATPase 116kDa subunit family protein; the encoded protein is MPWSEVMAPVRMQRVAVVAPRAVLRETLVRIADAGCVELDRAEEASPGPAARLLQSLPTPPAPPVLAAKAPDLHVLEREHRIGLLAGEAQLEERLGAAVQRGDVAALAGWCPAGEAVRLAERLAGTGAALVRLPVPRGIDPPTQLRATGRSQGSFTPLVTTYGTVPYADVDPTWPAGISYVAMFGVMFGDAGHGALLLLGALLLRLGRPRKLLPLRHLWPFLAGAGIAGTLAGIAYGEFFGPTGVLPVLWLNPLDEPEQLLVAAIGLGAVLLVLAHVGGTVNRWREGGPANALYAASGTAGLTLFLGLALGGAGLFLHRPGYAVAGVVLASAGLALTVTGLYAATAGGLGGAAQTGVQLFDVVVRIGTNTVSFARLAAFGLTHAALGDLVWRATSGLASRGALPLIGAALVFVAGTAVAFALEALVAGVQALRLEFYELFSRVFTAQGRPFRPWHVPTGHLEVTS
- a CDS encoding ATP synthase subunit C; amino-acid sequence: MITWLVVMPVLAAGFWAVRLLARRRGKGAVRWLLISNLALLGGAFVLLATALGGAAEASPGQAATDQGVGSAALIGAAIAVAGASIGAAIAVAYTGAAALAALSERPELFGRAMVIVGLAEGIAVYGLVVAILLIGKA
- a CDS encoding V-type ATP synthase subunit A, with protein sequence MAGPLVELNRTAGTAMHDVVLLGDVRLPAEVVAIAGDVVTVQAYEYTGGLAPGHTAHPQGRPLSVPLGPWLLGGVYDGLLRPLQRAGDRLVTGSGSLVSDERTWPFTPRVTEGQQVDEGEVVGETGGPGPVPVNVLVPPGCSGTVSRVAPVGRYPAEAVLAVVTDTEVRMAAPWPVRRARPVRERLPAAQPLTTGQRAIDLLFPVARGSAVAVPGGFGTGKTVLLQQIAKWCDAHVIVYVGCGERGNEMADVIAELSALDDPRTGGRLADRTVTIANTSNMPMMAREASIHTGATVAEYFRDMGLDVVVIADSTSRWAEALREFASRMGALPTEEGYPAGLASELAAFYERAGAVRTLGGREGSVSVIGAVSPPGGDLTEPVTAHTQRFVRCVWTLDRELAYARHYPAVSWSDSFSREVGALAVAHAQSGDPVWAERRGKVARLLSEADRLADLVDLVGITALPAQERVSVLGGRLVREGVLQQNALSELDAYCAPEKTAALVDAVLAVVGRCRDLVESGTAAEAVEEADFTPLLRAREEVGPDDAAGVDARRDEVLAGLRELVP
- a CDS encoding V-type ATP synthase subunit B, yielding MTDWGEIEYTAVRELRGPLAVVEGVADVGWDEFVRISLDSGEERYGLVLEVDRDLAVVQVLEGTAGMAADRTRVAFAGTPLRIPVGAGWLGRVCNGRGEPIDGGPPVFGSADAAVGGSPINPVRREPPAEPVLTGVGAVDVLTTLVRGQKLPVFSTAGLPHLELAVQIAAQSTSGGEPFCVVFAGMGLTHADAAGVRAGLAERFGAGELALMLNTADDPVIERLLTPRVALTVAEHLAFEEGRHVLVVMTDMTAYAEALREVSAARGEIPGRRAYPGYLYSDLASLYERCGKIRGAPGSLTVLPVLTMPAGDITHPVPDLTGYITEGQIVLSPQAHARGVYPPVDPLASLSRLMRKGAGRGRTRADHLDVAAQLLAALARARQIRELADLIGRAALSPTDEQYLDLDQAFLDHFLAQRPDENRPFDEALDRAWQVLRTLPRSQLGMIPAEFLDALGDEAADVGGDG
- a CDS encoding V-type ATP synthase subunit D: MTRARRVPPGRAGRLRLRRNLEVALRGADLLEQKLRILRGRQQSLQETEESARRAWLELLADAETWLLKGLVTSGEGALEASAVADRADVTIEWTTSMGVRHPSGVVWTPAARSLDETAPVNTALARAEAAYREAVRAAADYSAARTASRLVGAEAERTRQRTRALRRHWIPRLTEELAAADLALEQSEHEDLIRRRWAADVPARPTTP
- a CDS encoding universal stress protein, which gives rise to MEPVVTVGLDGTPESLAAARWAADEAERRKLTLRLLHAWPLLVPEPTHVPSEMDQNYWAKRIVHNARAELQTRHPGLSIVGNLVADDAQTALLQAASESEMIVLGSRGLEPVESYFLGDISMTVVARAERPVVLVRAETREEGSTPGTAGGVVVALKLHGPCDDLLEFSFATASARGMPLRVVHGQSVPLHAHLPWGMDHDVTEEMTQDAQKHLSQALRPWREKFPRVEVVDSIGLQSPAKVVVRAAKGAGLLVIGRRKHGPALAPRLGPVATAAIHHAGCPVAVVPHD
- a CDS encoding PspA-associated protein PspAB, whose protein sequence is MGFLDSLLGRSKPVKPDLDQLFGLPSAAITLQAAIGFTPTGAGSVCFASIEGGAFTQVQQEVGALLDADSERAGAPVEFSRDDYGYSWLLSRRDPESLPALVSDLHAVNTALQDSGFGPQLLCSLVSFRDTELRPLALVYLYKRGTFYPFAPLPGQKRDNPLELQAKAVVKDDLRIEQDLSRWFPLWGAPGL
- the htpX gene encoding zinc metalloprotease HtpX; the protein is MHSRFEPDRQLTARMVVTMFLLGLVYVVFIAALIVLLKSVVLVVVIAAGLLGAQYWFSDRIALYAMHGRLVTADEQPQLHGVIDRLCATADMPKPRVAISDMDLPNAFATGRNANHAVVCVTTGLQRRLTTEELEGVLAHELSHVAHRDVAVITIASFLGVIAGLVVRFAFYSQLFGGRDQRDQNTAVALAAVMAVSALVYALSFLLIRALSRYRELAADRAGAMLTAKPSALASALTKVSGDIARIPTQDLRTAQAFNAFFFTPALGPGTALANLFSTHPSLERRLEALAEISAELGEPGSRTA